A region from the Campylobacter subantarcticus LMG 24377 genome encodes:
- a CDS encoding integrase/recombinase, whose amino-acid sequence MKYPLDCEDSFEKSFLFWLSRYVKFKLNSLSNKELKDPQALAMVNLALSKGVKNIQELDAYVKKARNAGLSGVNTYFNPLKKLYEYLMFYKLYSLKQIDEEMLVEVLASISASLSDASKKNYRIAVINFFAFLDKQNEEDDKAHIFDINLKNWAGISGSKGVKLPEYMSEDEVGKFLDAIDNTDFKNNTIRNRLIIKIIIFTGIRVSEAIYIKLKDISEENDLYVIRIRGKGNKYRVVMIKKELIEHLLKDVRVNYLSQDGLLFVNRNGKALTQAYISRIVEQILFKAGIRKQKNGAHMLRHTFATLLYKKQKDLVLVQEALGHASLNTSRIYTHFDNEKLKLAAEVAKKLHDRN is encoded by the coding sequence ATGAAATATCCGCTAGATTGTGAAGATAGTTTTGAAAAGTCGTTTTTATTTTGGTTGAGTCGTTATGTAAAATTTAAGCTTAATTCTTTATCAAACAAAGAATTAAAAGATCCGCAGGCTCTGGCTATGGTTAATTTAGCGCTTAGTAAAGGCGTTAAAAACATACAAGAGCTTGATGCTTATGTGAAAAAAGCTAGAAATGCGGGACTTAGCGGGGTAAATACTTATTTTAATCCCTTGAAAAAACTTTATGAATATTTGATGTTTTATAAGCTTTATTCTTTAAAGCAAATTGACGAGGAAATGCTAGTAGAGGTTTTAGCAAGCATTAGTGCTTCTTTATCTGATGCGAGTAAAAAAAATTACCGTATCGCAGTGATTAATTTTTTTGCATTTTTAGATAAACAAAATGAAGAAGATGATAAAGCGCATATTTTTGACATTAATCTTAAAAACTGGGCAGGTATAAGCGGATCTAAAGGAGTGAAACTACCTGAATATATGAGTGAAGATGAAGTTGGTAAATTTTTAGATGCTATTGATAATACAGATTTTAAAAATAACACCATACGTAATCGCTTGATTATTAAGATTATTATTTTCACAGGAATTCGTGTAAGTGAGGCTATTTATATTAAATTAAAAGATATTAGCGAGGAAAATGATCTTTATGTTATACGTATTAGAGGAAAAGGCAATAAATACCGTGTTGTGATGATAAAAAAAGAGTTAATAGAACATCTTTTAAAAGATGTGAGGGTAAACTACCTTTCTCAAGATGGGCTTTTGTTTGTTAACCGCAATGGCAAAGCCCTTACGCAAGCTTATATTTCACGCATAGTGGAGCAAATTTTATTTAAAGCTGGCATTCGCAAGCAAAAAAATGGCGCACATATGCTAAGACATACTTTTGCCACCCTACTTTATAAAAAGCAAAAAGATCTAGTTTTAGTACAAGAAGCATTAGGACATGCGAGTTTAAATACTTCAAGGATTTACACCCATTTTGATAACGAAAAGCTTAAACTAGCTGCAGAAGTAGCTAAAAAACTTCACGATAGAAACTAA
- a CDS encoding rhomboid family intramembrane serine protease — MVASFLIALNVVVFIFVNYLYFGSLKLDLILGLNLFFYQGFYWQILSTMFMHGNWTHLILNMIVLFQFGMMLEKYLGSFKFILLYLIGGVFCSLLSVFYVYLSFDGSFVNVVGASGAICVLMGYYAYLDKTATKGLIVAILLMSFVPIFMGVNVAWYAHIFGFICGYVLGRLRVIK, encoded by the coding sequence ATGGTAGCTTCTTTTTTAATCGCTTTAAATGTTGTTGTATTTATTTTTGTAAATTATCTTTATTTTGGATCATTGAAATTAGATCTTATTTTGGGTTTAAATTTATTTTTCTATCAAGGGTTTTACTGGCAAATTTTAAGCACAATGTTTATGCACGGAAACTGGACGCATTTGATTTTAAACATGATAGTGCTTTTTCAGTTTGGAATGATGTTGGAGAAATATTTAGGAAGTTTTAAATTTATCTTACTTTATCTAATAGGTGGAGTGTTTTGCTCTCTACTTAGTGTTTTTTATGTGTATTTAAGCTTTGATGGAAGTTTTGTGAATGTAGTGGGCGCAAGTGGTGCGATATGTGTTTTGATGGGTTATTATGCTTATTTGGATAAAACTGCCACTAAAGGATTAATCGTAGCGATATTATTAATGAGTTTTGTGCCTATTTTTATGGGGGTAAATGTGGCTTGGTATGCACATATTTTTGGATTTATATGCGGATATGTTTTGGGTAGGTTAAGAGTAATAAAATGA
- a CDS encoding phosphohistidine phosphatase — translation MKYIYFIRHAKAQKENYEQDLQRELSSNGKDDLKTMIYRIKDLNFNAQSIISSPAKRSIKTAQKFCKCFSLKEKDITIEKSFYEGDVDCILNFIKELKESRVVLIMHNPFLQELCEYLAHIELESFPTSAILCMRFDIQDFKELKEHSGEVVFFDYPKSSDHI, via the coding sequence ATGAAATATATCTATTTTATCCGCCATGCAAAAGCTCAAAAAGAAAACTACGAACAAGACCTACAAAGAGAACTTAGCTCTAATGGAAAAGATGATTTAAAAACGATGATTTATAGAATTAAGGATTTGAATTTCAATGCACAAAGCATTATATCAAGTCCAGCAAAACGCAGTATAAAAACCGCACAAAAGTTTTGCAAATGTTTCTCACTGAAAGAAAAAGATATCACCATAGAAAAAAGCTTTTATGAAGGTGATGTGGATTGTATTTTAAATTTTATTAAAGAGCTTAAAGAGAGTAGGGTAGTGCTAATCATGCATAATCCTTTCTTGCAAGAACTATGTGAGTATTTAGCCCATATAGAATTAGAAAGCTTTCCAACTTCTGCTATTTTATGTATGCGTTTTGATATACAAGATTTTAAAGAGTTAAAAGAACATAGTGGGGAAGTAGTATTTTTTGACTATCCTAAAAGTTCAGATCATATTTAA
- a CDS encoding aspartate/glutamate racemase family protein → MKTIGLIGGMSYESTLSYYEVINKITNHQLGKLHSAKIVLTSVDFEEIKECQNQNDWQKASEILTHHALLLEKCGVDFILICTNTMHWCYEDIQSRIQTPILHITKAMLLELQEQNVSKVLLLGTKYTMKERFYKEMLIQSGIEVFTPKEDDMVKINDIIFDELCKGVIKENSKKYFHDLIEQFPQAQGVILGCTELGLIIKESSKSLFDSAYIHAKIATLKALENE, encoded by the coding sequence TTGAAAACCATAGGTTTAATAGGAGGAATGAGCTATGAAAGCACATTAAGTTATTATGAGGTTATTAATAAAATTACAAACCATCAATTAGGTAAATTACATAGTGCTAAGATTGTTTTAACTAGTGTTGATTTTGAAGAGATTAAAGAGTGCCAAAACCAAAATGATTGGCAAAAAGCAAGTGAAATTTTAACCCATCATGCCCTACTTTTGGAAAAATGTGGCGTTGATTTTATCCTTATTTGTACTAATACAATGCATTGGTGTTATGAAGACATCCAAAGCCGTATTCAAACCCCTATTTTGCATATTACTAAAGCTATGCTTTTAGAACTTCAAGAGCAAAATGTGAGCAAGGTTTTATTGCTTGGTACTAAATACACAATGAAAGAGCGATTTTATAAAGAAATGCTAATCCAATCAGGCATTGAGGTGTTTACCCCTAAAGAAGATGATATGGTTAAAATCAATGATATTATCTTTGATGAGCTTTGCAAGGGTGTGATAAAAGAAAATTCAAAAAAATATTTTCATGATTTAATCGAGCAATTTCCACAAGCACAAGGGGTTATTTTAGGTTGTACCGAACTTGGTTTAATTATAAAAGAAAGCTCTAAGAGCTTGTTTGATAGTGCATATATCCATGCAAAAATTGCCACCTTGAAGGCTTTGGAGAATGAGTGA
- the murA gene encoding UDP-N-acetylglucosamine 1-carboxyvinyltransferase, with the protein MTYLEIDGVEKLNGEVIISGAKNAALPLIASSILAKNEVQISNLPNVADICTLLSLLENLGANYTFKDNFATINTNHLNKTIAKYDIVRKMRASILTLGPLLARFGNCEVSLPGGCAIGQRPIDLHLLALEKMGANIEIKQGYVVANGKLSGADVMFDKITVTGSENIIMAAALAHGKTRILNVAKEPEVVQLCDVLARAGLDIQGIGSSELEIYGTSGELLEFKPFEIIPDRIEAGTYLCAGAITNSKITLKKVNAGHLSAVLAKLEQMGFSFDINEDSISINPAKEIKPVEILTSEYPGFPTDMQAQFMALALKANGTSIIDERLFENRFMHVSELLRMGADIRLNGHIATINGTKELLGADVMATDLRASSALILAALAAKGTSKIHRIYHLDRGYENLEDKFKKLGASIRRLEE; encoded by the coding sequence ATGACTTATTTAGAGATTGATGGTGTTGAAAAACTTAATGGAGAAGTGATAATTAGTGGTGCTAAAAATGCTGCACTTCCTTTGATAGCTTCAAGTATTTTAGCAAAAAATGAAGTGCAAATTTCCAATTTACCTAATGTAGCAGATATTTGCACCCTACTTTCTTTGCTTGAAAATTTAGGAGCAAATTATACCTTTAAAGATAATTTTGCAACAATCAATACAAATCATTTAAACAAAACCATAGCAAAATACGACATCGTACGCAAAATGCGTGCTTCTATACTTACTTTAGGGCCTTTGTTAGCTAGATTTGGAAATTGTGAAGTTTCTTTGCCCGGAGGTTGTGCTATAGGTCAACGCCCTATTGATTTACATCTTTTAGCTTTAGAAAAAATGGGAGCAAATATCGAGATCAAACAAGGCTATGTTGTAGCTAATGGTAAATTAAGTGGTGCAGATGTGATGTTTGATAAAATCACCGTTACAGGCAGTGAAAACATCATCATGGCAGCAGCTCTAGCTCATGGTAAAACTAGAATTTTAAATGTAGCTAAAGAACCTGAAGTGGTGCAACTTTGCGATGTTTTAGCTAGAGCTGGACTTGATATACAAGGCATAGGTTCTTCTGAGCTTGAAATTTATGGTACAAGTGGAGAGCTTTTGGAATTTAAACCTTTTGAAATTATACCAGATCGTATTGAAGCAGGAACTTATCTGTGTGCAGGAGCTATCACTAACTCAAAAATCACTCTTAAAAAAGTCAACGCAGGTCATCTTAGTGCAGTTTTGGCAAAATTAGAGCAAATGGGTTTTAGTTTTGATATTAATGAAGATAGTATTAGCATTAACCCTGCAAAAGAAATCAAACCGGTGGAAATTTTAACAAGTGAATACCCGGGATTTCCAACAGATATGCAAGCACAATTCATGGCATTAGCTTTAAAAGCAAATGGTACAAGTATCATCGATGAAAGGCTTTTTGAAAACCGCTTCATGCATGTAAGTGAGCTTTTAAGAATGGGAGCTGATATAAGATTAAATGGGCATATTGCAACTATTAATGGCACCAAAGAACTTTTAGGGGCTGATGTAATGGCTACTGATTTGCGTGCGTCTTCGGCTTTGATTTTAGCAGCTTTAGCAGCTAAAGGAACTAGTAAAATTCATAGAATTTATCATCTTGATAGAGGGTATGAAAATTTAGAAGATAAATTTAAAAAGCTAGGGGCGAGTATAAGAAGGCTTGAAGAATGA